Part of the Pan paniscus chromosome 3, NHGRI_mPanPan1-v2.0_pri, whole genome shotgun sequence genome is shown below.
AATCTTTGACTGAGGTGGCTAGTGACAGATAGTAAAATTAGATTGCAGTCTGAGGAACAATCTGGCTTGAAATGTCCCCTGCACTAGTCACACACTCAATAATTTCTTCTGTTAGCATGTGACAATTCCCCCCTCCAAAAATGTGACACTCACATCTTGTCCCATTACATATCTGTTATGCTATTCATCATCACTTCTTGtcactctctttccttttcccctttccaCATTGAATTTTTTGGAGAATTGAAATCCTTGTGTGCCATACAGAACATCAGGCCTGGATCAATGGACGGCCATAGCCCCatggaaacaagaaaaagcaaagctCACTTCCCTGATGCCTAGAGGCATGAAACTATGAacagtggttttgtttgtttgtttcctgtttgCTTCCCACACTAGCAGGCAAACTTGCTTTTGTCAAATATGTTCACATTATTGTGTGTAAGCAGACAGGACAGTGTTGCTCtaaaaaaagtgagaaagaagTCTTGGTAGACTGAACTGATACACACTATTCTAGAACTGCACTTCCTGGTGTCTGAACGTACAGCTTGTATCTTATTTGAGATTTCTAAATTAGAGGAGAGATATTTCAACACTAATTCTGCTAATAAATGAAGTTCGCATGAAATTTTGTCATGAAggaatgtaaaattataatactAGCTGAATTCCTATATCCAATAACTATTCTTTTTTCTAAAGAACACCAAagagtatatttatatgtaaagaaCATAATTTATGTTTGGTttacatgtatacataaaattagcAAATTATTAGCAAGCATATAGATTGCATTTAAAGGCATGGACAGCTTTGACATTCAAAAGCTATTTGTTAACTGAGTCCAAGTATGCCGGTTTTAATTCTGGGCCTGATTATACGTGTTTCTACCTTTGGCCAGGTAGATGTAACTTACAATGCTCCTTTGTTCCTGGAGATCTTTTCCGGGAAGACGGAAATATAGATGAATATGAGAAATTGAGTTGAGGCAAAGAAGTCGTGAGGTTTAATATCACCATATAAAGGAGAAATTAAGTaatatatatcattaaaatagaaaaaatattcccATGCACCTTCTGCCACTTAACATTCCTTAAAGTAAGATAGCATTCCATCCAGCTATTTGCCTTGTACTCTTTTCTCTTTAGAAATGCTAAattcaaggctgggtgtggtgggtcatgcctataatccgagcactttgggaggccaaggtgggaggatcacttgagcccaggagtttgagaccagcctgggcaacatagtgaaaccccatctttacaaaacaaactacagacagacaaacaaacaaacaaacaaacaaacagctagccagatggtagcacatgcctgtaatcccagctactatggaggctgaggtgggaggatcacctgagcccaggaggcagagtttgcaataagctgagatggcaccactgcatttcagcctgggtgacagagccagacccagtctcaaaaaaaaaaaaaagaaaagaaaaaaaagaaaagaaaagaagtaagtaTTAAGTTCAAACTTCCATCTTTCAGACATTGCTTATGCTATTCTGATGACAACTAGCTTATGATTCCGAATGTTCTTGGCCAACCTGAAGATGAAGAAATCAGGCTGCTGTCGTACCCGGGACAAAATGGCCAGACAGggtttgcttcctgttccctttGTGGTCACAATGAGGTGGAAGGCTACAGCGGATACATGATAGGGTGATGGGCTCCCTGCAGGCAGAGCAACCGCCACAATTCTGCATGAGCAGAAAAAGCAGAGCATGGAAATGTGTCACAGGAGGAGTGAGAGCCCACCTTGGATGTTCTAGAAGGTTTGAAAGCTCAGTAGGCCCCACATCTCCGTTTTGAACATGTGCTTGGCAACTCCATTTGCAGTATGAGCCCTGCTGGACTCCCGTCCCTGGCCTGCTGAGGATTTTCTGATGGTGAGTGTTACTTAACATATCCTGCTTTGAACTGCCTAGAAACCAATCATGGCCCCACTGGAGCAGTGCTCTGGAATCCAGATGAAGGATGAAAAGCAGACCTTGAAGAGTTCCCACTGGAGATGGAGCCTTCCTTCTCCATCAcctctgcttccttctcttcctgATCTCCTCTTCCGTTCtttcttctctgcctcctccctgccttccttctgcAGTGGAGGGTCAGGGGACATCTCACTGGGGTGGCGCCGAGGCACTCATATGGCTGTACGAGAACCTGGACAGAGAGGCTCCTGTGgtcctgccttcctcctcctcccccacctctcccctcgCCCCTGGGGGACCAGGATTGGGGCAGCAGGGGAAGGTGGCCATGAAGCCGAGGCGGAAGCGTTTGTTCATGAAGCAGTAGATGATGGGGTTGACGCAGGAGGAGGTGTAGGACAGGAGGAGGATGAAGGAAATGGGGGTTCCTGAGAGGCGGCGCTCTGCGGAGGCGGTGTCGTAGGCCCGCCAGGCGTTGGCGCTGAAGATGGGCATCCAGCACAGGAAGAAGAGGACCACGATGACGATGAGCATGCGGATCACCCTTTTCTTGGCCATCAGGTTGGCTGCGGAGCTGTTGCTCCGGATGCGGTtggccctgctgctgctgccagtGGACAGCTGCCGGAGCTCCAGCTTCCTCGGGGGCCTGGTCTTTTGCAGGTAACACCCATCGCTGTCCTCATATTTGCCGCTGCTGGTGGTGCTAGGTTTCCTTTCTGGGTGGGCAAGAGACATCACTCATTGTTGGGGATGGGTCATGCCCGGTAGAAGGCATGGAGCTCCCACTCCCCTCCATCAAGAAGTCCAAACCAAACAGGAACCGAGAAATGGCAGACAACCTGGCCTTACACTGATACGGGTAAGAATTGATCTATACTAGTTCTTCCCTTCAATGAAATGCTgcttaaaatggataaaatatataataaaaacaacatcTTATGTATGTaggttacaagaaaaaaattattaaagaatgaATATTCAcactcttctcctttccttcattAGCTCCCCAGAGGGAAGGTTCCTGCTTGCTGGGTAAGATTCCAGATTGCTTTTATGATAAGGAATCTGGATAAGAAGAAAAAATCCCATGAAAACCAAAGAAGCTAGAGAGACTCAGTTATCTATGTAGTAGAGAGCTGAGTTAGGGCATGGAGTGAGAAGGGAAAAGCTATGTCAACAAGGGTGTCAAGGTCAATTTTCATGGACAGTGGATTGTAATGAATGGAGAAAGAGTGAGGCTTTGTGGCCACTGCAGggtgaaaataaaaaggagagaggatgaggaggagacAACAAAAAGCCGGCCGTGGGTTAGGAATCAAATCCCTTCCAGTACCTTTGGAGAGACACAAAACAGGCTGGAATTACAAGTAGCTCTGGTTATGGAAATGGGTCTGTTTGAATACAGCACTACAGAACAGCTGGCACAGAAAAGGCCTTGGCTTGTTATTGGGTTATATGTGGGTTACTTTATTCCACTCAGAATGCTTTTGAAAGGAAtgatttccccattttacagataagaaaatgaaatactgggCCCATGACTGTGCTTCTTGACACAGAGTATCATAAGAATACTTAAAAACTTTTCCAACAAACTTTACGTACCCTCTGGGTATATCTATTTAAATGATAGAAAACAAGCTTTTGTGCTCATTTGGCATAAACACACAGCTACAAGATAGTTACCTTTAGCAGACTTCTTCTGGCTAGCCTCAAATTTTATTCCCTGGTAGAGTTCCAAAGAGATTAATCCATATGCCACCATCATCACAATTCCAGGAATAAGAAAGAGGATGAGTAACAGGAATGTGTGCCTAATGAAATCAAAAGAAATCCAATAACCAGCAACTTTAGGCCTTCAAACTCAAATGGGAAGGAATGAATAgggtttatgtttatttttactggCCTGAGCAAACACATTAATTACTAGTATTTAATATCCTTGGCAACTTCATGTCTGGAGATTCAGTCATTATAAGttgtttacttcttttctttttttagatgaagtctctgATGAAGGACTAGTTTAATTGGAAAAGTTTGGCGTAATTCTGTGCTTGAAAGAAGTCTATGTATTAAAAAGAATGtaagctttaaaaaatgagagtATGTGAATAgcatttcaataaagctgttttaaaaacccttaaaaattACTTACATACATCGAGGATTTCTATGTGCTACATAGaggctaagcattttacatacatCACTACATTTAACTCTCATAATAACCATTGAGGTAGGTGCTATTGTCTTAATACCTACAGcagagaggaggaaactgagacttaaagagattaaataatttgtccaaagtcacacagctggtagcaGAGGTGGAATTTGAACCCCCAAAATATGATTCCAGAACCTAGAAGCTATGCTTTTAAGCATCACGGTATACCATTTGCCAAACAACAGAGTAATCAAATGCTTAGGTGGGGACAATGGAAAACCTTCTGGGTCTTACAAAACATGCCATTCTGGCTGTTTCCAACCCATACGCAGCTCAAACATTTACGTGGGCGTCCATTCTCCATGACCCTGTGAGGCTAGCATAGTGGCATCATCATTCTAGTGCCTGGTTGGGTAGAGCTATGCTTTTTCTAAACATCTTTGATTCCTGAAGAATCACAGCCCCCTTCTTTATGAGTCTGGCCCCTAAATCACTTCTGCAGTCTGGCATGTGTGAGGTTACACGATTAGGCCATAAAATTGTCAGAGGCTCATGGTGGCTGGGCCATTTCTCACTTCAATTTGACATGTCTTGATAAGATTCCTTTTCAAGCCTTGGAAATATTCCTCTCATTTGCAACGtaattcctttgtgtgtgtgctacttggttgaaatgaaaggaggaaagcaaaaaaagcagagaTGATCTCAGTTTGGGGCTGTTACTCAATGTCTAGTTCCCTGCTTCTAAAACATCCCTGGAATTGGTAAATATAATACCCTGCAATTTGTGTAGCCTTTTTTATAATGACATTTTTATGAACATATTCTCCTTGGTATCTTACAGCCACCCAATgaggtagatttttaaaatatccacacTGTTAACTCCTTATAGAGATAAGGAACCTGACGTTCAGAGAGCTTATGTGAATTTGCCCAAGGTGTGCAGTTAGTAAGCAAAGGAACCAGTATTAGAATCTTGCGTTTTTATTTCTGGTAAAATGCTCTGGGTAAGTACCGGAGCTGCTGCAGCTCTAAGAAAAACCATGTGGGATTTGGGACTCATTCCCTGCTCTGTCTTAATTCTTTAGAAAATcattgccaggtgcagtggctcatgcctgtaattccagcactttgggaggccaaggcgggaggatcacttgagcctaagaattcaagaccagcctaggcaatatagtgagacccaatctctattttaaagtaaagattttattaaataaaagaaggccgggtgcggtggctcatgcctgtaatcccagtactttgggaggtcgaggcgggtggataacctgaggtcaggagttcgaaaccagcctgaccaacatggagaaaccccacctctaataaaaatacaaaaaaattagccgggcatggtggcgcatgcctgtaatcccagctactcaggaggctgaggcaggagaattgcttgaacctgggaggtcgaggttgtggtgagccgagttcacaccattgcactccagcctgggcaacaagagcaaaattccgtctcaaaaaaaaaaaaaaaaaagaaagaaagaaagaaaaagaaagaaaatcatagcTCTACAATTAATCAGCCTAACCCTCCACTACAGCATTTAGAAGCATACTGCATAATGATTAAGCACAGAGACTCTGCCTCTTCCTTAAGTTTGTGAATTGGGAAACTTAACCTttccaagtctcagtttcctcaactgcaaaacggacacaataataataatacctatcttaGAGTGTTTTCAGAGGATTGACTGAATGAATATATGCATGGCATTTAAAACAGAGCTCGCCAGCTAAGTGTTTGCTATCGTGATTATCCTAGAACGAGGCTAGAAAGACCTTCTCAAAACGTCTCCAGGAAACTGATCCCCCAACCACTCTGGGCAAGGCATCTCAGTTTTTCATAATATTGCAAAATTACAtcaagttgtatttttaaaaataaacaatgcaaCCTTACCAGGACTGCTGCATAACATCATTTGGCAGTAGAAAGCGGCACATATTCGCGGTCTGGTTGTTATTTTTGGTAAAAGGCACCAAGTTGCTATAAATGGGGTACGGAGTCATGATGGTAAAGGAAAGGCACCAGGTAGCAGCAATCACCTTCAAAGCATGGGATTTTGTCTGCCAGACCCGGGACTGTAAGGGTTTGCAAATCGCACCATATCTCTCTAGAGATATGGCTACCAGATTAAAGGTAGATACACTCACAGAGGTGCCTGGGAAAGGAACAAAGAAGCCGGTTATGTTGACTCTGAAATCCAAAGTTTATTTGCACATTAGCTTGAATATATCTGATCTGCACAGGTTTGATATCAAAGGAAAACGCTTGGAAGGTAAAGAAatattgtgtatgtatatttttaaaagatgatttattCTCAGCTTTGTTCCAGAAAGGGTTTAAGGCAGTTAAAAAAATGGATTTGTAAATACATCTCATTGCCAATTTTTAATAAGTTTATTGAGCTTTGATTATCACCTAACACCTGCTTAGGCTCAAGGTGCTCATTAATTAATAACCAAGGGGATGAAATTCATTCTTGCCCCCACAGAAGAGGTTTCTCTAAAATCTGAAGACAAGCTGTAATTTTGAGTATGGTCTGCAtagttaaaatgatttttaaaacccgAGATTCTCAAGGGCTCTGTGACCCTGAAAGGTCACTGTGATGTGAGCCGGAGGCATGAaggttttttctaaaaattttgagTACATACTGTTCTTAATAGTGAAACAATCTATATTTCAAAATGCAGCTTGTTGAAAAAATAAGTAGTAAAAAAGACGAGGGAAAATGCCCCATACAGTAACTAAAGGTTTCTCTGGGTTGGGGACTAAAGTCTCTTgtcttattgtttttgtttttctgtattttgtagaATGAGCAAGCATCACCATTACAGTGAGGAAGATATTAAATGCACCTCATTTAAAATCATGtatttcttggctgggtgcagtggctgatgcctgtaataccaacgctttgggagtccgaggcaggcagatcacttgaggtcaggagcttgagaccagcctggccaacgtggtgaaaccccatctttactacaaatacaaaaattaaccaggcatggctgcatgtgcctgtaatcccaggtacttggaaggctgaggcagaagaatcgctggaatctgggaggccaaggttgtagtgagccaagatcacactactgcaccccagcctgggcgacagagcggcactccatctcaaaaataaaataaaataaatcatgtaCTTCTTGGTCTTAGATGgcctatggaaaaaaaattaaaataaaaaatgaacaaaatcatgTGCTTCAGCATTGCCCAAAAAGCTTAACTtccattatttttgtatttgtatatgtatacttATTAAAATGTCctattatttccttaaaattcCCTGTAGAGTCCTTCTGCTATAAATTCTGTCAATGCTTCTGAATATCTCTTACCAAGATTTCTTAAACTTCAGAAttaatataaatttgggagcagAGGTCCTGAAACTGGGTCCTTAGATTCTCCTTATTCTTATGGATATAAACTAATTCTCTGAAACTATAtccaaaaatgtcatttttctagGGAGCCTAGCTCTAGCTTTCCTTAGAGTCTTAAAAAAGTCTATGACCCCCAAACCATTAACTAAAAACTCATGTTCTGGGGATAGGATTTGCTGTGTTTTACTGGATTTTACTCTAAAGAGTTGATGACATTTAGAGTGAAGAGTACGGCCCAAAACTCTCTAAGACTCAGTTCTGCATAATGGATCATCAACAACTATAAACTCACTGGCAGGcaagcattctttttctttttgctacaaATTAGGACCTAATGAATGTTAATTATTAGTATTGAGGAGACTGCAAAATTAAGAGAAGAGCCTAAATTATTGGAATTAAAAATCCAACAAAATTATTATGGTATTGCAAATACTTTCAGAATGATGTTGCTTTTCTTTTGCccgataaaatattttttatgcagttgaaatttacataacataaaattaacctcaTTTCAAACTGAACAACTCTGTGGCACTCACAATGTTTTGCCACCATGAAAACACTCATTTAAAATCTCGGTTCACATTCTCTGGTTAAGGTTCCCAAATAGTATTACCATAAGATATATATGGATGGGCCTCGGATGTCTACAGTGctagttattattattgcttCATTATTTAACAACGATCTTTTTCCTTTgtaagttttgtcttttttttttttcagaggactTGGACATGGATTGACACATTCTTGGTTTTTGGTGGCACGAGGGTCAGTAATTCACCATCATTTTGTCAGTGTGGAATCCCACTTCCTCAACTGGGAAAAATGAAGACTTATAAGGCTTTCTGGTCATTGAAGACTGCCCTAGCCTAACTCAGTTCTGCATATTCTGCAAGGCTTAGGTCAGAACAAAAAATAACTCCCTTCTTATTTCCCATCTCTGCCCTTCTCCCAACTAATTCTCAGAAAGGGCAAGGGACTAGGCAATCTGGCACCCAGAGGGGACCAAGAAATGTGTTTTTGTTCAACTTTAAGAGAACCACAGCAGTTGGCAAACTGAGGTATCATGCTCACCATTGTGTGGCTACTAATCTGgactcaaatctcagctctgttgCTTACCATCTGTGTGGTTTTAGGCACATTAtggacctctctgtgcctctgtttcctccttaGTGAGACAAGGAAGAATCATTGCATTCACTTCATAGAGTGGTTGGGAGATAAGGTAAGATCATGGAAGGCAAAGCACTTAGTACCACATCGGGTGCATAAAAGCACTAAAAAAATTTAGCTCTTATGATTTTCATTACCATCATTTTTGTTTGGCATAGGCAAAGAGCTATATATCTCAGCCAATCAGGGTCAGCTTAGCGACCCCATAGCCCCCAGGAGCAAATTCAACTCCTCATCTAGGGGCagagacctctctctctctctctttcttccagaGATGGCCCCAGCTTTGGGGAGAACAGGCTGGGAAGTGAATCCTGAGAAGAGAATCTGAAACTGTGATAGAACTGGTTTTCAAATAGCCCCTGTTCcctaagaaaacaaaaggaacaacTGCAAAGAACCCTCCTCCATCATGCTCACCCTCCCTAGAAGCCAGGACTCAAGTTGTGTATAGATCAGGACACAGTCAACAGCTTCCAGAAAGGGATAGAGCAGCTTAAAGTCACTTCTGACTTCAAACAGAAGCAAGCAAGTCCCTCTTCCCTTCAAATAGAAGCAAGCAAAATCAACTGCCCCTGTGTTTTCCTATCAATTTATTTCACTCTTAGAAACTGACCTCCGACATGGATGATGGGGACCGACTTGTGGGGAACGTATAAGGATGACTGTCAAGCCAGCACCCATGTCCGTGCACACAGCCATGCACAGCCTGATGTTCTGTGATTCAGCCCTCAGCAGGGCTCCTTTGCTGTGATTGTCAGAGGTTTGGGAAGGTCTGGGGCTGAGTGGGGTCTGGGGCAAGCTCCAGAAAGAGTCACCAGCAGCAACTTACCCATGAAGTAGGTGGTGGTCTTGCAAACGGCGCTCCCGAAGATGAAATCCTTGAGCAGATTGGGGATGAGGTTGAACGGCATGCAGAAGAGACAGAGCATGAGGTCGCTGACAgccagggagaggaggaagatgtTGGTGACCGTCCGCATCCGCTTGTTCCGAATCAGCACGGTGATGACCAGCGTGTTTCCCAGCACGCTGAGCAGGAATATCAAGGAGTACAAGAGAATCTGCACCGCTGGCTGCCACTCTGCAGAGAGTAACAGGAGCAAGACGGAGGGATGGAGGTGATGAGAGCAGAATGCTAAAACCGAAGCCAAGGGTGAATTCCTGCCGATTTTCCCCCACCGGGGTGTACATCACTGGACCCACCATTCCTGTCCTGGCAACATTTTGCGGAAACAAATTGAGGAAAGCAGagactgaattattttctttttagaaggtTGGTTT
Proteins encoded:
- the CCKAR gene encoding cholecystokinin receptor type A → MDVVDSLLVNGSNITPPCELGLENETLFCLDQPRPSKEWQPAVQILLYSLIFLLSVLGNTLVITVLIRNKRMRTVTNIFLLSLAVSDLMLCLFCMPFNLIPNLLKDFIFGSAVCKTTTYFMGTSVSVSTFNLVAISLERYGAICKPLQSRVWQTKSHALKVIAATWCLSFTIMTPYPIYSNLVPFTKNNNQTANMCRFLLPNDVMQQSWHTFLLLILFLIPGIVMMVAYGLISLELYQGIKFEASQKKSAKERKPSTTSSGKYEDSDGCYLQKTRPPRKLELRQLSTGSSSRANRIRSNSSAANLMAKKRVIRMLIVIVVLFFLCWMPIFSANAWRAYDTASAERRLSGTPISFILLLSYTSSCVNPIIYCFMNKRFRLGFMATFPCCPNPGPPGARGEVGEEEEGRTTGASLSRFSYSHMSASAPPQ